A segment of the Microbacterium luteolum genome:
TCCGGAACCTCGCCGAAGCATTGCAAACGGTGGCGGCGCGGCACGGTCTTCAGATGGACGAGGCGGATGCTGCGGCCGCGGACTTCACGTGGCTCGTGATCGGAGCACCGCTCAACGCCCGCCTGCTCGCCGGCGACGTCGATGCCTCCCCGGTGGATCGCGCGGTCGACCTCTTCCTTGCGGGCTACCGGCGGCGGCGAGCAGCGCGGTAGGGAGGCGCCAGGCCTTGAGCGACGCCACATCCGTGATCCAGACACCGAAGTAGTCTGTGCGGATGCTGTTCTCTCTCACCGGCGCGAGTGGCGCGGGCAAGTCGACGGTGTTGGCGCATCTTGCGAAGGTGGCCTGGTCGGAACCGATCCGCTGCGTCGAGTTCGACTCCATCGGCGTCCCGGCGGGTGCCGACACGGCTTGGCGGCACGGCGCCATCGAGCATTGGGTCCGGCAGGCGGTAGAAGCGGAGGCTGCGGGTGAGCACATGCTTCTCTGCGGTCAGGTGCCGCAGGGCGAGCTCCTCGCCGCCCCGTCCGCCGCCCGGCTCGAGGGCATCGCCGTCTGCATGCTGCACTGCGCGCCGGCCACACGTAGCGAGCGGTTACTGGCGCGCGGAGAGGATCCCGCAGCGATCGTGCATCACAACCGGTTCGGAGAGTGGTTCCTCGGCCATACGCTCGACCCGACGCACATGCCGGATGTGATCCGTGTGGACAGCTCCGTGCCGATGGTCTGGGAGCGCTGGGCCGACTGGGGGAGTGGCGATCCGCGCTGGGCTGCCGAGGTGATCGAGACGGATGACCTGTCACCGAGCGAGGTGGCCGGCGCGGTGGAGAAGTGGGTGCAGCGGGAACTGGCTGCCCGCGCGCACCGCTGAGAGGCCCGTCAGGCGGGATCGCTTCGACCGAAACGCGCCGCGATCGTGCGGGCGGCCTCGTCGATCGTGCGGGCTGACTCCTCCTCGGTGAGCGACCATCCGACATGGACGAGGCGCGGCCAGAACACGACGGTCGCGATCATGCCGAGGAACTGAGCGGACACGACGTCGAGGTCGGCGATGTACGCGTCGCCGTGATCATTCGCCTTCTCGAGGAACTCTCTGAGCGCGCGCAGGACGGGCAGCGTCCCGAAGTCGAACGTCTGGGCGCGCAACTCCGGGAATCGTGCGGACTCGGTGATGACGGCGCGGATGAGCTCCATCATCCGCGGCTGGGCGAGCAGGGATGCGTAGGCCGTCCCCAGCGCCACCAGGCCGGAGTGGAAGTCGCCGGCCGGGAGATCCAATGGCCCGCCGACGGCGGTGTCGCCCGCCACGAGGACCATGGCCTCGAACAGCTCGGCCTTGGTGGGGAACTGCTTGAACAGCGTCGCCTTCGAGACGCCCGCGCGCTCGGCGACCTTGGCGAGAGAAGTTCGATCGAAGCCGAGCTCGAGGAACAGATCGGTGGCGGCACCCAGGATTGCCGCGCGGTTGTCGGCGGCGACCTGGCGGTGATAGGCGGAGAGCTCACGAGGCATGGATCAAGTATGCCGTAGTGGTGAGTCGCTTGACTCGGGACTCGCGGAGAGCTAGCCTGCAAGGTGAGTCGAACGACTCACCTCTCGGGCCACGGGCTCATATCCAGGAGGTAGTGATGTCGAAAGTACTCATACACGCGACGGTGTCGCTCGACGGATTCATGGCCGATGCCAGCGGGGGAGTCGAGTGGATGAACGGGTTCCCGGTCGATCCGGCAGACGAGGCGGTGGTCTCGCGCGTCGTCGGGGAGATAGGCGCAGTGGTCGGGGGAGCGAACAAGACGCAGACGATCGAAGACGGGGAGATTCCCTACGGCGGCATCCTGGGGGTGCCGGTGTTCCTCATGACGCACACCCCTCACGAGTCCATCGAGAGAGACGGGATCATCTACGAATTCGTCGTCGACGACGTGGTCGAAGCCGTGAGTGCCGCCAAGCAAGCGGCGGGGGACAAGTGGGTGAGCGTGCTCGGGGGCAGCATCTCGAGGCAGTGTCTGGAGAAGGGACTCGTCGATGAGATCGTCCTTGACGTGGTGCCGATCCTGCTCGGGAGCGGGATCTCCCTGTTCACGGGACTGAGCAGGCAGATGAGGCTGGAGCGCATCGAGACCTCGGCCTTCGCGAGTGAGGTCCATCTGCGCTACCGCGTGCTCGCGTAGCCGAGCATCCGGCGACCTGGCGCTCACCGAGAGGCCGGGGTCGGCGCAGCAGGAAGTTCCCGTACGGCCGGGAGAGCCGACGAGAGGACGGTGACGAGTTGGGCAGCGAAGACGACGAC
Coding sequences within it:
- a CDS encoding TetR/AcrR family transcriptional regulator; protein product: MPRELSAYHRQVAADNRAAILGAATDLFLELGFDRTSLAKVAERAGVSKATLFKQFPTKAELFEAMVLVAGDTAVGGPLDLPAGDFHSGLVALGTAYASLLAQPRMMELIRAVITESARFPELRAQTFDFGTLPVLRALREFLEKANDHGDAYIADLDVVSAQFLGMIATVVFWPRLVHVGWSLTEEESARTIDEAARTIAARFGRSDPA
- a CDS encoding dihydrofolate reductase family protein; its protein translation is MSKVLIHATVSLDGFMADASGGVEWMNGFPVDPADEAVVSRVVGEIGAVVGGANKTQTIEDGEIPYGGILGVPVFLMTHTPHESIERDGIIYEFVVDDVVEAVSAAKQAAGDKWVSVLGGSISRQCLEKGLVDEIVLDVVPILLGSGISLFTGLSRQMRLERIETSAFASEVHLRYRVLA